A portion of the Microlunatus phosphovorus NM-1 genome contains these proteins:
- a CDS encoding type II toxin-antitoxin system Phd/YefM family antitoxin, which translates to MVVEIPVTEARAQFAELVNRVGYGGEEIVLTRHGKALVALVPAAALRIQSGATDEIILDLTSTRDPAGTDFGLAAQQGYPPPRANG; encoded by the coding sequence ATGGTGGTCGAGATCCCGGTGACTGAAGCCAGGGCCCAGTTCGCGGAGCTGGTCAATCGGGTGGGATACGGCGGTGAGGAGATCGTGCTCACCCGCCATGGCAAGGCTTTGGTGGCGCTGGTGCCGGCAGCAGCCCTTCGCATCCAGTCCGGCGCAACCGACGAGATCATCCTGGACCTGACCTCGACGCGAGACCCCGCCGGAACCGACTTCGGCCTGGCAGCTCAGCAGGGCTACCCACCGCCACGCGCCAACGGGTGA